A stretch of Paenibacillus peoriae DNA encodes these proteins:
- a CDS encoding ABC transporter permease, with the protein MKQYIIRRLLQLIPTLIGISIIVFAISAMVPGDYITAKQNPNMTAEKAQQLRHIYGLDKPEYQRYFIWAGNMLKGNMGDSLQHKQPVTKVIGNYVWNSFIIAFFSLIFSWLIAVIAGVFSAKFQYSLFDKFVTLFIFLCMSLPSFFIGLLVIKIFALEWGILPVGGMTTAGMEPGSWAYMVDVLKHMFLPTLVLTMLSTGSLTRYFRTGMLEVIRQDYIRTARAKGLKERTVIFKHALRNALIPAITLLGFELPALFGGAMILEKVFVWPGVGQVYLESISMRDYPFMLGFTIFLALLTLIGNLLSDVLYGMADPRIRLK; encoded by the coding sequence ATGAAGCAGTACATTATTCGAAGACTGCTGCAACTCATCCCCACACTTATTGGCATATCCATTATCGTGTTTGCGATTTCAGCCATGGTGCCGGGTGATTATATTACAGCCAAGCAGAACCCGAATATGACGGCCGAAAAGGCGCAGCAGCTACGACATATCTACGGGCTGGATAAACCGGAATACCAACGCTATTTTATATGGGCCGGTAATATGTTAAAGGGGAATATGGGGGATTCATTACAGCATAAGCAGCCGGTAACGAAGGTCATTGGCAATTATGTATGGAACTCATTTATTATCGCTTTTTTTAGTCTTATTTTCAGCTGGTTGATTGCGGTTATTGCAGGGGTATTTTCAGCCAAGTTCCAATATTCGTTATTCGATAAGTTTGTCACATTATTTATTTTCTTATGTATGTCGCTGCCTTCATTTTTTATTGGTCTATTGGTCATCAAAATATTTGCCCTGGAGTGGGGAATTCTCCCGGTTGGGGGCATGACCACAGCAGGGATGGAGCCAGGCTCATGGGCTTATATGGTGGATGTTCTCAAGCATATGTTCCTGCCGACACTCGTACTTACGATGCTGAGCACAGGAAGCCTGACCCGGTATTTCCGTACAGGCATGTTGGAGGTCATTCGTCAGGATTATATTCGTACCGCACGCGCCAAAGGCTTGAAGGAACGGACAGTTATTTTCAAGCACGCACTGCGCAATGCACTGATTCCAGCCATCACACTACTCGGCTTCGAGCTTCCGGCCTTATTTGGTGGAGCGATGATTCTGGAGAAGGTATTTGTGTGGCCAGGTGTGGGTCAGGTTTATCTGGAGTCGATTAGTATGCGGGATTATCCGTTTATGTTGGGCTTCACGATTTTCTTAGCGTTACTTACGCTTATCGGTAATTTGCTCTCTGATGTATTGTATGGCATGGCAGATCCAAGAATTCGCTTGAAGTAG
- a CDS encoding LCP family protein, protein MERRHRRRTRGKTKKKKRFTALYISCIVLLLIALGGYLFRKQLTLVAFDWFVSPTLESKLEKSYQPRQSGEQQQQETVAYRKEPFSVLLLGTDQRPNEKARGRSDTVMYAVVRPAESRVLLVSIPRDTYVQIAGHDSNRDGEDDFDKLGHAYAFGGEDMSMATVEKLMEHKADYYATINFQGIQDAVNAVGGVVLPIDKPIENKNPLHIKFRIEAGKPLYNGEEAMYYVRYREDSDFNRTKRQQIFLNAMADKLLNINGITKIPELLDIMGANFKTDMEPTFITGLGKQAISQGNPQISSFTITGEGFKKKGLYYDRANEQELEYARLIIANWLDSDTTPQTLRLPDKQDIQ, encoded by the coding sequence ATGGAGAGAAGACATAGGAGAAGGACCCGTGGAAAGACCAAAAAGAAAAAGAGGTTTACCGCTCTATATATTTCATGTATTGTTTTACTTTTGATTGCATTGGGAGGCTACCTGTTCCGCAAACAGCTGACACTGGTGGCTTTTGACTGGTTTGTATCACCGACGTTGGAAAGCAAGCTGGAGAAATCCTATCAGCCCCGACAATCCGGGGAACAGCAGCAGCAAGAGACAGTAGCTTACCGTAAGGAACCTTTTTCGGTGCTGTTATTGGGTACGGATCAAAGGCCCAATGAAAAGGCGCGTGGTCGCTCGGATACGGTTATGTATGCGGTAGTACGGCCCGCGGAATCGCGTGTGCTTTTGGTTTCCATTCCAAGGGATACGTACGTACAGATTGCCGGACATGATTCGAATCGCGATGGCGAGGATGATTTTGATAAGTTGGGGCATGCTTATGCGTTCGGAGGCGAAGATATGTCCATGGCTACAGTAGAGAAGTTGATGGAGCATAAGGCCGATTATTATGCTACGATTAATTTCCAGGGTATTCAGGATGCGGTGAATGCAGTGGGTGGAGTTGTGCTTCCAATCGACAAGCCCATTGAGAATAAGAATCCGCTGCATATCAAGTTCCGTATTGAGGCGGGCAAGCCGCTTTATAATGGTGAGGAAGCCATGTATTATGTTAGATATCGGGAAGATAGCGACTTCAATCGTACCAAACGGCAGCAAATTTTCCTGAACGCTATGGCGGATAAGCTGCTGAATATCAACGGAATTACCAAGATTCCAGAGTTGCTCGATATTATGGGAGCCAATTTCAAAACCGACATGGAACCTACTTTTATTACTGGGCTTGGCAAGCAGGCTATTTCACAGGGGAATCCGCAAATTTCAAGTTTTACGATTACGGGGGAAGGGTTCAAGAAGAAGGGCCTGTATTATGACCGGGCTAATGAACAGGAACTTGAATATGCCAGACTCATAATTGCCAACTGGCTAGATTCCGATACAACCCCGCAGACGCTGAGGCTTCCCGACAAGCAGGACATTCAGTGA
- the opp4C gene encoding oligopeptide ABC transporter permease yields MSAETVTIETNQKAAIRPEASPWRIAVRRFNQNRLALAGLVILILMVVICSFGPMISPYHLDDYRLADKNLSPNAKYWLGTDKFGRDILLRTMLAGRISLTVGLVATFISVMIGATLGALAGFYRKGVDTVIMRIADIFMALPTLPLLIILGAVLSDLKVDPSNRIYFLMLIIGVLSWTSLSRLVRGQILTLREQEFMQATEALGLRDRRKIFRHLLPNTIPTIIVTATLGVAGAIITESALSYLGIGVVPPTPSWGNMISAANNLIDFRKRPWIWVPPGMCILITVVAINLIGDGLRDALDPKMKK; encoded by the coding sequence TTGTCCGCAGAAACAGTCACGATTGAAACGAATCAAAAGGCGGCGATCCGTCCTGAAGCGTCTCCATGGAGAATCGCCGTTCGCCGTTTTAACCAAAACCGTCTGGCTTTGGCTGGTCTCGTTATATTAATTCTGATGGTTGTCATTTGTAGTTTTGGACCGATGATTTCACCTTATCATTTAGATGATTACAGGCTAGCTGACAAAAATTTATCGCCTAATGCTAAGTACTGGCTCGGTACGGATAAGTTTGGTAGAGATATTTTGCTGCGAACAATGCTGGCTGGCCGTATTTCCTTGACGGTAGGGCTGGTCGCCACGTTTATTTCGGTCATGATCGGCGCAACGCTGGGTGCGCTGGCAGGGTTTTATCGTAAAGGCGTGGATACGGTTATTATGCGGATTGCCGATATTTTCATGGCACTCCCTACATTACCGCTGCTTATTATTTTAGGTGCTGTTCTGTCGGATTTGAAGGTCGATCCGTCGAATCGCATTTATTTTCTGATGCTCATTATCGGGGTCCTGAGCTGGACTAGCTTGTCCCGTCTGGTCAGAGGGCAGATTCTTACGCTGCGTGAACAGGAGTTCATGCAGGCGACGGAAGCGCTAGGCTTGAGAGACCGTCGCAAAATATTCCGGCATTTGCTGCCGAACACGATTCCTACCATTATTGTTACGGCTACGCTTGGAGTAGCGGGTGCGATTATTACAGAATCTGCGCTCAGCTACTTGGGAATCGGTGTTGTGCCGCCCACACCTTCGTGGGGGAATATGATATCGGCTGCGAATAACCTAATTGACTTCCGCAAACGGCCTTGGATATGGGTTCCACCGGGAATGTGTATTCTCATTACAGTTGTAGCGATTAACCTGATTGGCGACGGTTTGCGTGACGCACTAGACCCTAAAATGAAGAAGTAG
- a CDS encoding CBS domain-containing protein: MNIAFFLLPKQEVACVTADATLRQTLERMEYHRFTAVPILDKEGRYTGTVTEGDLLWHMKESEGKITFENASKFMLKDVPLRVTMKPVSIDANMEDLINLAKVQNFVPVVDDMERFIGIVRRSQIIEYCEKFVSRESLNTSS; the protein is encoded by the coding sequence ATGAATATCGCTTTTTTCTTGCTTCCCAAACAGGAAGTTGCTTGTGTAACGGCGGATGCTACTTTACGGCAAACGTTGGAACGGATGGAATATCACCGTTTTACAGCGGTTCCTATTTTAGATAAGGAAGGTAGATATACAGGTACGGTTACAGAAGGTGATCTGTTGTGGCATATGAAAGAGTCCGAGGGGAAAATCACCTTTGAAAACGCTTCTAAGTTTATGCTTAAGGACGTTCCGTTGCGGGTTACGATGAAGCCCGTGTCCATTGATGCTAACATGGAGGATTTAATCAATTTGGCTAAGGTACAGAACTTTGTGCCCGTTGTAGATGATATGGAACGGTTTATTGGCATTGTACGTCGGAGCCAGATTATTGAGTATTGTGAAAAATTTGTATCCAGAGAATCGCTTAATACTTCAAGCTAA
- a CDS encoding ABC transporter ATP-binding protein — protein MSEPLIQVEGLKKYFPITGGIFQRTVGHVKAVDDVSFNIHKGESFGLVGESGCGKSTIGRTILRLMDKTEGSVRYKGEDLHALNKEQIRALRPKLQIVFQDPFSSLNPRIKVGEAIGEALLDHGLIDRRELRKKVNETLNICGLSSYHYDRYPHEFSGGQRQRIGIARALILNPDFIVADEPVSALDVSIQAQIINLLSDLQQERQLTYLFISHDLSVVEHLCSRIGVMYLGSMVELSSKEELFSNPLHPYTKALLSAVPIPDPTIKRQRIVLKGDIPSPANPPSGCKFHTRCPMAEARCKTETPVYRDAGDHHFVACHFA, from the coding sequence ATGAGCGAGCCTTTGATTCAAGTGGAAGGGCTGAAAAAGTATTTCCCGATCACAGGCGGGATTTTTCAGCGTACTGTCGGACATGTGAAAGCAGTCGATGATGTATCCTTTAACATTCATAAGGGTGAATCCTTCGGTCTGGTAGGAGAATCGGGTTGCGGCAAAAGTACGATTGGACGAACAATTCTCAGATTGATGGATAAGACAGAGGGATCGGTACGATATAAAGGTGAAGACTTGCATGCGTTAAACAAAGAGCAGATTCGTGCGCTTCGTCCGAAGTTGCAAATCGTCTTTCAGGACCCTTTTAGCTCACTGAATCCGAGAATTAAGGTCGGTGAAGCCATTGGAGAGGCGTTGCTGGACCACGGGTTGATTGATCGTAGAGAGCTGCGGAAGAAGGTCAATGAAACGCTGAACATTTGCGGGCTGTCCTCGTATCACTATGATCGGTATCCGCATGAGTTCTCTGGCGGTCAGCGTCAGCGGATCGGGATTGCACGGGCTTTGATTTTGAATCCTGATTTTATTGTGGCTGACGAGCCGGTATCTGCTCTGGATGTGTCTATTCAGGCCCAGATCATTAATTTGTTAAGTGATTTGCAGCAGGAACGCCAATTGACCTATCTGTTCATCTCGCATGATCTAAGTGTAGTCGAGCATCTTTGTAGCCGGATTGGTGTGATGTATCTGGGTTCAATGGTAGAGCTTTCCTCCAAGGAGGAACTGTTCAGTAATCCACTTCATCCGTACACGAAGGCGCTGCTATCGGCAGTACCGATTCCCGATCCCACGATCAAGAGACAACGGATTGTGTTGAAAGGAGACATCCCATCTCCGGCCAATCCGCCTTCAGGATGCAAGTTTCATACACGTTGTCCTATGGCAGAAGCGCGTTGTAAAACAGAGACTCCAGTATATCGAGATGCGGGCGATCACCATTTCGTAGCCTGTCACTTTGCCTAA
- the rplI gene encoding 50S ribosomal protein L9, giving the protein MKVIFIKDMKGQGKKGQIKEVSDGYAANFLLPRGVARPATEGNMKTLENQNAAEEKRKQEEKEEAQALGKKLEETTVQLKAKAGEGGRLFGAITSKQIAEAVAKTGIKLDKRKIELEEPIRTLGVTQMTVKLHPEVKATLKVQVTEE; this is encoded by the coding sequence ATGAAAGTGATATTCATTAAAGATATGAAGGGCCAAGGCAAGAAGGGGCAAATTAAGGAAGTGTCGGACGGTTATGCAGCGAATTTCCTGTTGCCGCGTGGTGTTGCCCGTCCAGCGACAGAAGGAAATATGAAGACGCTGGAAAACCAGAATGCTGCTGAGGAAAAGCGCAAGCAAGAGGAAAAGGAAGAGGCGCAAGCGCTCGGCAAAAAGCTGGAAGAGACAACGGTTCAGCTCAAGGCGAAGGCTGGTGAAGGTGGACGACTGTTCGGCGCGATTACAAGCAAGCAAATCGCGGAGGCAGTAGCTAAAACTGGTATCAAGCTGGACAAACGCAAAATTGAGCTGGAAGAACCGATTCGTACGTTGGGCGTGACTCAAATGACCGTTAAGCTTCATCCTGAGGTCAAAGCTACGCTGAAAGTACAGGTGACTGAAGAATAA
- a CDS encoding DHH family phosphoesterase produces the protein MPKFLQKRWHGYQTVWAFLLLLVLVICISMYNWELGVIGLLLSFLLGGLMLKTELDFRRELNQYISGLSFRIKRVEGEAISTLPFGIILYSENRTVEWHNRFAGEMFEEQSLIGESLHDLFPQLAGALSTKKETKEPARELKVELQHDERHYQFLIVPDERLIYLYEVTDLAVLRKQYENERLALGIVMLDNMDEAAQGMDDQQRTALIAKVSSEITSWANQYNIYLRRLSSERYLIMLNHKALQELEQSRFVILDTVREMTADLKVPMTLSIGLSFGAESIKELGELAQSSLDMALGRGGDQAAVKAGQRLSFYGGKSNAVEKRTRVRARVIAHALRDLMQESDRVLIMGHKIPDMDAVGAAIGVWKAAALYNVEAHIVLDKSNPSIDRMMEQVNKDENLSQALLTPEQSLQLMTEHSLLVVVDTHKASMTIEPRLVQTASRVVVVDHHRRGEEFINDSVLIYLEPYASSACELVTELLQYIHEKVQLTPLEATSLLAGITVDTKHFSLHTGSRTFEAAGFLRRSGADTVMIQRMLKEDLDEYIAKAEIIKHAKMIYGHIAIAVTEPGQKIPQLLIAQVADSLLNMTDVLASFVVSERPDGLVGISARSLGRMNVQVVMERLGGGGHLTNAAVQLDCPLEEAKRRVVDVLAEIDGEEGLFE, from the coding sequence ATGCCTAAATTTCTACAAAAACGCTGGCACGGCTATCAGACGGTCTGGGCGTTTTTGCTGCTGCTGGTCCTTGTCATATGTATTTCCATGTACAACTGGGAACTGGGTGTGATAGGACTGTTGCTGTCATTCTTGCTCGGCGGGCTGATGCTGAAGACGGAATTGGATTTTCGTCGGGAACTGAATCAATATATCAGCGGTCTTTCCTTCCGGATCAAGCGGGTGGAAGGGGAAGCGATTAGCACATTGCCGTTCGGCATCATTTTATACAGTGAAAATCGAACGGTAGAATGGCACAATCGGTTTGCCGGGGAGATGTTTGAGGAGCAATCGCTGATTGGTGAGTCTCTTCATGATTTGTTTCCTCAACTCGCAGGTGCCCTAAGCACCAAAAAGGAAACAAAGGAGCCTGCTCGTGAGCTGAAGGTGGAGCTACAGCATGATGAGCGTCATTATCAGTTTCTGATCGTGCCCGATGAGCGTCTGATATATTTGTATGAAGTAACGGATTTGGCGGTGCTACGCAAGCAGTATGAAAACGAGCGATTGGCGCTCGGTATCGTCATGCTCGATAATATGGACGAGGCTGCTCAGGGGATGGACGATCAGCAACGCACCGCGCTTATTGCGAAGGTGTCAAGCGAGATTACATCTTGGGCTAATCAGTACAATATTTATTTGCGCCGATTATCTTCTGAGCGTTATCTCATTATGCTGAATCATAAAGCGCTCCAGGAGCTGGAGCAAAGTCGATTCGTCATTCTGGATACCGTAAGGGAAATGACGGCGGATTTGAAAGTACCGATGACACTGAGTATTGGCTTGTCCTTCGGTGCAGAGAGCATCAAGGAGCTAGGCGAGCTGGCCCAATCCAGTCTGGATATGGCGCTTGGACGTGGGGGCGATCAGGCAGCAGTGAAGGCGGGACAACGCCTGTCCTTCTACGGAGGCAAGTCCAATGCTGTCGAGAAGCGTACCAGAGTGCGTGCCCGAGTGATTGCACATGCGTTGCGTGATCTGATGCAGGAGAGTGACCGCGTCCTGATCATGGGACACAAAATACCGGACATGGATGCGGTGGGAGCCGCCATCGGTGTGTGGAAGGCTGCGGCACTTTACAATGTAGAGGCACATATCGTACTCGATAAATCCAATCCGTCTATCGACCGAATGATGGAGCAGGTAAACAAGGATGAGAATCTATCGCAAGCGCTCTTGACGCCAGAGCAGTCGCTCCAGCTGATGACTGAGCACAGTCTGCTGGTCGTGGTGGACACGCACAAGGCCTCCATGACGATTGAGCCGCGTCTGGTGCAAACGGCCAGTCGGGTGGTGGTTGTCGACCATCATCGTCGGGGCGAGGAATTTATTAATGATTCGGTTCTGATCTACTTGGAGCCCTATGCGTCATCGGCCTGTGAGCTGGTGACCGAGCTGCTGCAATATATTCATGAGAAGGTCCAACTGACACCGCTGGAGGCAACATCACTGCTGGCAGGGATTACGGTGGATACCAAGCATTTTTCCCTGCATACAGGCTCGCGTACATTCGAGGCAGCCGGCTTTTTACGCCGTAGCGGAGCAGATACTGTTATGATCCAGCGCATGTTAAAAGAGGACCTGGATGAATATATTGCTAAGGCGGAAATTATTAAGCATGCTAAAATGATATATGGGCATATCGCAATTGCGGTAACTGAGCCCGGACAGAAAATACCGCAGCTCCTGATTGCTCAGGTGGCGGATTCATTACTCAATATGACGGATGTACTGGCCTCCTTTGTGGTCAGTGAACGTCCTGACGGCCTGGTGGGGATCAGCGCCCGTTCACTCGGACGCATGAACGTACAGGTCGTCATGGAACGGCTAGGCGGCGGAGGACATCTGACGAATGCGGCGGTTCAGCTGGATTGCCCGCTGGAGGAAGCTAAGCGCAGAGTGGTCGACGTGCTGGCCGAAATTGATGGGGAAGAGGGGTTATTTGAATGA
- a CDS encoding D-alanyl-D-alanine carboxypeptidase family protein, whose translation MMKKHWIRWAIVVPLLIILIFITLGPRLLIGKPNVDAEAAVLMDMHTGELLMDVNGDTPMPSANMSKLMTELLVLEDIRAGRLGWNDEVRISRYASTVGGVNLSLRYGERMTVSELFQSMVVYSANDAAVALAERSAGNESAFVKRMNGKAAQIGLSSDSRFSNASGAGQSELGPNHPEDIRGETKMTASDTAKLASYLITSHPEILRTSSRTQMELKDKGIYISNTNWMLPSLAGPYSYAGTDGLKAGYTSDAGYCFTGTAEQHGRRLVAVVLGAPSKEERFEQTRKLFDYGFSLSTSFPVRLQNLVKLAPH comes from the coding sequence ATGATGAAAAAACACTGGATACGTTGGGCTATTGTCGTCCCGTTACTTATTATATTGATTTTTATTACACTTGGACCCCGCCTGTTGATCGGAAAGCCGAATGTGGATGCAGAGGCAGCGGTGCTGATGGACATGCATACTGGGGAATTGCTGATGGATGTGAACGGTGATACACCTATGCCTTCCGCAAATATGTCCAAGCTCATGACCGAGCTATTGGTGCTGGAGGATATTCGGGCCGGACGGTTAGGTTGGAATGATGAAGTGCGAATTAGCCGTTACGCGAGTACGGTGGGTGGTGTAAATCTATCTCTTCGGTATGGTGAAAGGATGACCGTATCCGAGTTGTTCCAGAGTATGGTTGTGTATTCAGCGAATGATGCCGCTGTCGCGTTAGCCGAGCGTTCAGCAGGGAATGAATCAGCTTTTGTGAAGCGTATGAATGGAAAAGCTGCCCAAATAGGGTTGTCATCCGATAGTCGCTTCAGCAATGCCTCGGGGGCAGGTCAGAGTGAATTGGGGCCCAATCACCCTGAGGATATTCGGGGCGAAACGAAAATGACAGCAAGCGACACGGCGAAGTTGGCCTCCTATTTAATTACGTCACACCCGGAGATTTTGAGAACGTCCAGCCGTACGCAGATGGAGTTGAAGGATAAAGGCATCTACATTAGTAATACGAACTGGATGCTGCCTTCCTTGGCTGGACCGTACTCTTACGCAGGAACAGACGGACTGAAAGCAGGGTACACAAGCGATGCTGGATACTGCTTCACGGGTACCGCTGAGCAGCATGGAAGACGGCTAGTTGCTGTGGTGCTGGGTGCACCGAGCAAGGAAGAGCGTTTTGAGCAGACACGGAAGTTGTTCGATTATGGTTTTTCCCTGTCGACTTCTTTCCCGGTGAGACTGCAAAATTTAGTGAAACTGGCTCCACATTAA
- a CDS encoding MazG-like family protein, which yields MPKEMDVVKRAKVIEWLKTEVLDQVSRLFKAMWEGSTARIGDCLASLVMSSYILGRRLGVSYRELDDLLIDKLRKHRKEGHQLEDWYQDISALEEHMRKR from the coding sequence ATGCCTAAAGAAATGGATGTAGTTAAACGAGCCAAGGTTATTGAATGGCTTAAAACAGAGGTGCTGGACCAAGTCTCCCGTTTGTTTAAGGCAATGTGGGAAGGCAGTACAGCCCGCATTGGTGATTGCTTGGCGAGCTTAGTGATGAGCAGTTATATTTTGGGGAGGCGCCTTGGAGTGTCTTACCGTGAATTGGATGATCTACTCATCGACAAGCTAAGAAAGCACAGAAAAGAAGGACACCAGCTGGAGGATTGGTATCAGGACATTTCCGCACTGGAAGAACATATGCGTAAGAGGTGA
- a CDS encoding DUF2232 domain-containing protein has translation MKFRLATVAWSVIYLLLLLTLLTPLRIITVFLLIVPGAVLFSSLPFKGFLVHVIPVLLIIALLDVYSLLPAIYFLIPSIMMGRIYKKGGPAFQVLMTGMGIILAELLVVLFIATYSFGFDLAQYLRDQAAISASIVQQVLSANPMFSNMNWTAEDTQKLGTMLIGKIPYVLIVTSFILAVITHALARPALSSLDVPVRKMKPAREWRLPRALIWYYLLAIVIEWIAGSSDSGWIQMVSISMLPLIHACFIIQTIGFVYFWTHSRKMSPVIALLLSLVVLVFQPLRIIGIIDLAFPLREAITRSKK, from the coding sequence TTGAAATTCCGCTTGGCAACTGTAGCATGGAGCGTCATTTATTTGCTTCTGCTGCTGACTCTATTGACACCATTAAGAATCATTACCGTATTTTTACTGATTGTGCCTGGCGCTGTATTGTTTTCATCGCTGCCTTTCAAAGGATTTCTGGTCCACGTCATACCGGTGCTGCTCATTATAGCGCTACTCGATGTGTATTCGCTGCTCCCTGCGATTTATTTTCTGATTCCTTCAATCATGATGGGACGGATATATAAAAAGGGAGGACCTGCTTTTCAGGTGTTAATGACCGGAATGGGCATTATTTTAGCCGAGTTGTTGGTTGTTCTGTTTATCGCCACGTATTCCTTTGGGTTTGATCTTGCACAGTATCTTCGTGATCAGGCTGCGATATCGGCAAGTATTGTACAGCAGGTTTTGAGTGCTAATCCGATGTTTTCAAACATGAATTGGACGGCAGAGGATACGCAGAAACTCGGCACAATGCTGATTGGAAAAATTCCGTATGTGCTGATCGTGACCTCGTTCATATTGGCAGTGATTACGCACGCTTTGGCACGTCCGGCATTGAGCAGTCTCGATGTACCAGTACGCAAAATGAAGCCTGCCCGCGAGTGGAGGCTACCGCGCGCGCTGATCTGGTATTATCTGCTGGCAATTGTAATTGAATGGATAGCAGGGTCTTCCGATAGCGGCTGGATTCAAATGGTCTCCATTAGTATGCTGCCGCTGATTCATGCATGTTTTATTATCCAGACAATTGGTTTTGTATACTTCTGGACGCATAGCCGTAAAATGAGCCCGGTGATTGCGTTGCTGCTGTCGCTCGTCGTTCTGGTGTTCCAGCCGCTCCGCATTATAGGTATTATTGATTTGGCCTTTCCGCTGCGTGAAGCTATTACAAGATCAAAGAAATAG
- a CDS encoding ABC transporter ATP-binding protein, producing MKNALIEFRNLKTHFHTSSGTVKAVNDVSFKIREGETLCVVGESGCGKSVTAMTMMRLIDSPHTSDGEIWFEGKNLLTLNKGQMQQIRGNDISIIFQEPMSSLNPVLTIGEQITEPLLMHTLMSKKEAHARAIELINLVGISRSEEIFHSYPHELSGGMRQRIMIAIALSCNPKLLIADEPTTALDVTIQAQILDLMRDLKDKLKTSIMLITHDLGVVAEMADYVVVMYAGNVIEEAPVIELFKNPQHPYTQGLLKAKPVINQKMDRLYSIPGQVPNPIELGENCHFHDRCSHCMQICKDQAPPLNEKENGHKVACWLYEKEGGQRI from the coding sequence ATGAAAAATGCTTTGATTGAATTTCGTAACCTGAAAACCCACTTTCATACCTCTAGCGGAACTGTCAAAGCGGTCAATGACGTCAGTTTTAAAATTCGTGAGGGTGAAACGCTCTGTGTGGTAGGGGAATCTGGCTGCGGTAAGAGTGTAACAGCGATGACGATGATGCGGCTGATTGATTCTCCCCACACCTCAGACGGTGAAATCTGGTTTGAGGGCAAAAACCTCTTAACGCTTAATAAAGGTCAAATGCAGCAGATTCGCGGCAATGACATTTCGATTATTTTTCAGGAGCCCATGTCTTCTCTGAATCCCGTGCTTACGATTGGGGAACAGATCACGGAGCCATTGCTGATGCATACATTAATGAGTAAAAAAGAAGCACATGCTCGGGCAATTGAGCTGATTAACCTGGTGGGGATTTCACGATCGGAAGAAATATTTCATTCCTATCCTCATGAATTGAGTGGCGGTATGCGCCAGCGGATCATGATTGCCATCGCATTAAGCTGTAATCCGAAGCTATTGATTGCCGATGAACCGACAACGGCACTGGATGTTACGATTCAGGCTCAGATTCTGGATTTAATGCGGGATTTGAAGGATAAGCTTAAAACGTCCATTATGCTCATCACGCACGACTTGGGCGTCGTGGCAGAAATGGCTGATTATGTGGTTGTTATGTATGCTGGAAACGTTATTGAAGAGGCTCCTGTTATTGAGCTATTTAAAAATCCACAACATCCATATACTCAAGGCTTATTAAAAGCGAAGCCCGTCATTAATCAGAAAATGGATCGACTGTATTCCATTCCAGGACAGGTTCCAAACCCGATTGAGCTGGGAGAAAATTGTCATTTTCATGATCGGTGCTCCCATTGTATGCAAATTTGCAAGGATCAGGCTCCTCCCTTGAATGAAAAGGAGAATGGTCATAAGGTTGCCTGCTGGCTATATGAGAAAGAAGGAGGGCAACGGATATGA